The Pagrus major chromosome 24, Pma_NU_1.0 region GAACAGAGAGACGATGACAGCGTtatgaaatgtaaataacaggaggagaaaaatgcAGGAGAAAAATGATACTAGACGAGTCAATTAAAGACCTGAGAGGAGTCACATATTGATTGAAAGGTTTATTATTGCTAAAAACAAAGTGTCTAAAAGTCACAGTTGAAAGGTTGTAAGgttatatatgttatattacatgtgtttccttaaaaaaaaacaaaaaacaaatcattgttCTTCTGCTCCACTGATCAAACAGAACGTGATATGAATCATCAAGTAAAAttcattaaagggacagttcacatCAAAAATCAACATTATATACTTTAccaggaactattttctttctgtatcaccGCGCCGAAGTAAACATACTGCCTTGTGCGCATGGACAAGATGCTGCATTGGGGAAGTCGACTtaggtgtgtttatgtgcatcgTGTTGGCAggtgggagcaacatggacgccaaaagcaggttgttttgcattttatcgcTCGGAGCGTTTAAACAGCTGTTTCaactgagctgtaacgttagcgTGCTTACTTAGCCACGGCagctagcctcttgtccatgatgTGGTGCACGACTCCTTCTGATCAGTGATACAGAAAGAAagtagttcctacatgaaactgctcacaacaaggtctgtggatgaTCTACATTATATTCCAGTGAACGCAGACATCTCTACGACTGATATCtgcaaaactctgcaactcatgTCAAAAACTGCACTACAGGctagaggaaaaatatgtatttttgattgcCCCTTGAAAGATACAGTACACTGTAAGAAGTGGACCACAACACCAGCCAAGaacaaaatcaataaatgatgACATCCCCAACGATTAACAGAGGAAAGTATTTAAGTGTGATCGTCACTCCACCGACACTAAACGAGGTAGAAGACTTTCATGTTTGCAGGATTCTTATTCTGGCAGATGACATCTGTCTCGTGCTTCTCTGGTCACATAATCCAGCCCGTGCTCTCCGTACGAGTCATAGCTCTCGTAGCAGGGCAGCGAGGGCCAGTCCGGCTCGTACGTGGTCGTGTTGTACACAAACGCCTCCGTGATGCTTCCCGCCGCCggcctctcccctccctccgcCTCCCCCGCCCACTCCATCACCTCCAGCTTGACCAGAACCCGCTGGTACATGGTGGGAATGCTCTCTAAGGCGTCCAGGTACTTCAGCATCTTGTCGTCCACTTTGTAGATCTCGCCCTGGACGAGGTGACCCTGGCCGGGGAGGTTGAGGAGGAAGGGGATGTTGTACTCGGTGGTGATCACTAGAGGGTATTTCTGGGTGGTGCGGGCCGAGGCGAGGAACTCGGCCTTGCCGTTGGTGCTCTCAAACATGCGGTAGTTGTTGGGCTGCCCTTTCTTCAGGGTGCCATAGACGAAGACACGAGCCATGCGGATGGAGGAGCACATACGCACCTGCAAGACGAAGCACAGGTTGAAGTGTTGAGGTCATGTCGGTGTTTCACCATGTTTTAACTGGGATGCTATTTCAACTTATCTGGATTTGTcaccatgtttttttcccacttttctTATTTATGGTTGTATGcacctctgttttgtttgtgttgtctgttATCTTTTATGTTCCCGTTCTGTTCATTCGCTCAGtgattatgtttgttgtttctgtttgttatcacatttttgcacttcaCTGAAAATGAAGGCTCGCCCTCAATGATTCATCGAGATTtgaataaaggttgaatgaatgaatgaatctttAACAAAAATAGTCAAGGCTTGTTTCCCCACCTTTTCTTGtgtacatatttttcttttttaaataaatttaaacttGTTCTTCCCCCCTCATCactcaaaaagtacaatacattttattatccCATCTATTACCTATTATTTAGGTATTTATGATGCACAAGTGTCCCTGCGACATTAAAAGctgctctgactgaagctctTTGGACTTCAGTACACGAGTTTAATAATTAATACTGTCAGTTATAATCTCTGATCTCTGTGTTCTCCTTTAAACAacacttcattcattcagtttaaTCAGTCACGAAATCAAAGTgtactttgtttgtttgggcctaaaaatcagtcagtgaagccaaaatgtcttccccaaaactacataatgcacctttacctcaaagtaaataataatgacacggtgtagaaatactcgattacaagtcctgcattcaaaatattACTCGAGTACTAAAAAGTATCAATTATgtataaaatcattttatttttaagcacTAATGTTAATGTCACAGCTGATAATGTTGGAGCTTATGCTTCCGGGTTGCCTAATCCGCGATAAGTACACACTTTATGGGAACTGCGATAGTTCccataaagtacaaatactcaagtaaagtacaaaatactcaagtaaagtacaaagcACCTTTAAAGTGTACTTAGTTACGTTACTTTCCAGCACTGCTGACAGCTTCAGGCACAACAACCCTGCAGTCAGCATTAACGACCGCAGGGCTGCACACGACTCGAGTTATTGCACCTTAAAATGACCGAGAAGGAGTTCAGTCTTACCGGGATGAGTGTGACGGAGACGCCGGTCCGCAGGTGGTTCCGGTGAACTACGGTACACAGTTCGGTTTGACGACGGGGCCGGTCCGCACGCTCAGCCAGGAGCCGGtggacggtgagctgctgcaCATGCGCAGTGGACATTCAGGAAGACTTGGAAAACACAAGATGGCGTCATAG contains the following coding sequences:
- the LOC140992116 gene encoding gamma-glutamylaminecyclotransferase C-like, whose protein sequence is MSTAHVQQLTVHRLLAERADRPRRQTELCTVVHRNHLRTGVSVTLIPVRMCSSIRMARVFVYGTLKKGQPNNYRMFESTNGKAEFLASARTTQKYPLVITTEYNIPFLLNLPGQGHLVQGEIYKVDDKMLKYLDALESIPTMYQRVLVKLEVMEWAGEAEGGERPAAGSITEAFVYNTTTYEPDWPSLPCYESYDSYGEHGLDYVTREARDRCHLPE